AGTATTGCACCATTCAGTGGTATGGGCGATGGACTGACACCGAGAGCAAACGGGGGCTTTAAGACCTGCAAAATGATTGCAGAAAATCTCGGTGTCAACCAACGCCCAATTAACTGTATAGTTGTACTGCACTAGAGCTGCCGCCGCCTTAGCTGAAAATGACTTGTGATAATCATAAAACGTGAACCCACCATATTTATGAGCTGTGACTTTGTACAGATACATGTCAAGCTCTTCACGTCTTTCTGGCTTGACTGAGCATAAAACGTCACGATAAATGGCGAATGCCATACTGAATTCAGCTAATGTAAGCTTGCGACTTAACCTTACATCTTTTGCTTTCAGAATGACCGACACCTCACCGCAAGCAATAGTCTTGTTCTCGGAAACATCATGAGACGCAATAAGCAAGGAAGCGAGATTAACATCCTTACCATCAAGAATGTCCTTCTTCAGATTAGTCGGGATAAAATGAGCTGGCGCGACATTTGGCACGAGCATATTAAGTCCAACCGGTAATACTGAAGCCTGCGGGGTAGCAGAAACCTGAGGGGGAACGGAAGTGTGTGGAATGGCCGAAGTCAAACCCACCACTGGGGCCGGAGCGGGAGCCTCCGAACTCTTACATTCCAAGGTATCAACTCTAGAGCACAGCGAGTTAATTAACGTATGCAACTGCAAGATGGACGTATTGAGTGTCTGCATGGACACTTCTTCACTGCTAGGGCCTGCTTGATCGCAGGGTCCCGAGTGCTCAGAGACCAATAAACGATAAAGTTCCGCCTTGCGGGCAGAAGGCGGGAACGGGATGCCTTTGCGGACGAGTTCAGCCGTCAGTTTAGGAATGGTCCAGTTACGAAGAGATGGGACGCTACCCAGATCCGATGTTCTAGCGACATTGTCCAGAACAGAAGCTGCATCTTCAATGTCTGATGCGTGAGACATTTCTGAAAATTAGATATACAACAATCAAACCCTGACCCAAGGGACAACCAAAAAACGAAATACACCTGTCAGAGCAAGACTAACCCGGAAATCAAAACCACTGCCACCACAGAATTGGACTAGAAAGTGAAGAGTACCGAGTGGTGACTAGACACATGCTAACAGCGTGACACGTAAAGTTACTCGTGACTAACGAACCCCTTGGCCCAAAGACGTGATGAGCAGGGGATAAAGAGTACACCCAAGGACGTGATGGGTAACGAACTAAGACATGAATACCTGGACTTCCTGAAGCCTAAAACAGACCGCACCTTGACAACTGGGTTATGACGGTCAATCTCGACACGAACAGGCGCTGGAACAACGTAGAAGCTGAAACGAGGCGAGACCACCAGGATGAACACTGCGAGCCAAAAGGAGAACCGTATGAAGAGAATGTTTACTATAACTAACCCAAAAATGGACTGCACATACCTGTACCGAGGGTGGTAAGCCAACACGAAGTTCACGACAGCAGACGTTTAAGCCACAAGAGCGTGCGTGGACAACTGCTGAATAAACACACAGGCATATAACTTAACAACACATAGGCTAAGGCAGATCCACACGAGGACCCAAAGACGAGTTGAGTCGGTGGAAAGGCTGGAATAACGTAGGAGCTGAAGCGAGGCGAGACCACCAGAATGAACACTGCGAGTTAAAGGAGAACCGTATGAAGAGAATGTTTACTGTAACTAACCCGAAAATGGACTGCACGTACCTGTACTGAGGGTGATAAGCCAACACGAAGTTCACGACAGCAGACGTATAAGCCACAAGAGCGTGCGTGGACAACTGCTGAATAAAACACACAGGCATATAACTTAACAACACACAGGCTAAGGCAGATCCACACGAGGACCCAAAGACGAGTTGAGTCGGTGGAAAGGACATGAACCGAGCCCCAAAGGGGGAGTTGGGGGAAGAGAAAACAACttgcataaacataaaattttttaaaattaacacctatatacatatatgcaaaatTTCAAATATACTCTTTTATCTCTTTTACCTAAAAAACGACCGGGCCAAGGACAGCGAAGTAGCGTAAAGATGAACTTTGAGCCTAGACAGCCACACAGCATTACTGAGCTAGTAAGACGATAGTCTAATGAAGGAGGTAGAACGTGAAAACAAGAACAAGGGCAAAGGTAAACCCACCACATAACTGAACAGGTACAGGTGTGGATCAACACCTACAAGGCGCTTAGTGAGGCTATGACGAAGGATTAAGCTAGtaacatgacaaaaaaaaaaaaaaacacttaaccaGGTAAAAGAGTAACCATAGGAGCACAGGAACAACAGAACAGCAGCGCACATTGAAGACCATGCTACAAGCCAGGCAAACTAATTTAGGAACAACCGCCTTATTCACTACCACAACAAGTTAGAGTAAAACGGTACCAAACAACGAGCAAAGTAAATAACTACGACTAGCAATAAATATCATGAAGCAATAAATACCATGAAGACAGAGGCGAAACAGCGGAAGGCATATTGACCATGTGAGAACAGAATTATAGTACCAGACAATAGCGGAGCATATAATGGTAGTGTATCAGCAGCGTATGCAACAGACTCATGAGTTAAAACATGACTAATACGGACCAATGTATGCGGCCGAAGTGTAGATACGAGAAGCAATAGTGTAAAACACATGGAATATGAAACAGATTAGGTATATGAGAAGCAACTGCGGAACAAACGCGTCAACCAGTGAAATAAACAGCAGGGACATCTGTGACACATTAACGAAGCGTCCTGACCAGTAGACAACGTGTACTGACACTAAGACTAACACCTGGAACTACAAGACTATAATACCTACAGTATGCAAACAAGCACCCAACATGCAGAGCTGAGCCGCAGGAGGTGTGTAACGAACTGGCTGCCGGCTGAGACTGGTGACCGAATAAGAAAGCCGGCATGCGTAAGGCAGCGGAACGGGACGGGAGAATACCGCGGAGCTCCGAAGGACATATGCTCTGAAAGGTAACTCCCGCTGTCACCTCCCCCAGCCAGCACCAAACATCTGAAAagaaaccccccgacatgcgccgGAAGCGCACAACGTAGCTCAGCAGCCCGCTACGGCTGCTGAACAACAACATCAACATGCTAAAGGCAGGGCACGGGGGACTCATACGAGACACGAGCCCCCAGACTCCTGCAGTCACTCCCCGGACCTGAACTAACCTGAAATGACGTGTACAGCAGAGCACAGGAACGAACACGAGACTGGAGAGACTCCccacggcgtctgacgtcacggactccaaacaacgcgagagccgcggcgcactgaacacagggagccgcggcttttaagcgcaagtaccgcccctcccacaaacacaggttaagtgactcagtcaattaaccttcgcacTTATCCTGAccctgcgatataatggttatcctgacactgcgatataatggttatcctgacactgcgatataatggttatcctgactctacgatataatggttatcctgacactgcgatataatggttatcctcacactgcgatataatggttatcctgacactgcgatataatggttctCCTGACACTgccatataatggttatcctgactgcgatataatggttatcctgacactgcgatataatTGATATCCTCagactgcgatataatggttatcctgactgCGATATACTGGTTATCctcacactgcgatataatggttatcctcacactgcgatataatggttatcctgacactgccatataatggttatcctgactgcgatataatggttatcctgacactgcgatataatTGATATCCTCagactgcgatataatggttatcctgactgCGATATACTGGTTATCctcacactgcgatataatggttatcctcacactgcgatataatggttatcctcacactgcgatataatggttatcctcacactgcgatataatggttatcctgacactgcgatataatgattatcctgacactgcgatataatggttatcctgactgcgatataatggttatcctcacactgcgatataatggatATCCTCActctgcgatataatggttatcctcacactgtgatataatggttatcctgacactgcgatataatggttatcctcacactgcgatataatggttatcctgacactgcgatataatggttatcctgacactgcgatataatggttatcctgacactgcgatataatggttatcctgacactgcgatataatggttatcctgacactgtgatataatggttatcctcacactatgatataatggttatcctcacactgcgatataatggttatcctgactgCGATATAATGATTATCCTGACACtatgatataatggttatcctcacactgcgatctaatggttatcctcacactgcgatataatggttatcctcacactgcgatataatggttatcctcacactatgatataatggttatcctcacTCTGCAATTCTagaaccaaagccagaagtggatccagctggaaggagaagatcttgttcttcctttatatttcccatttcttttgaatccacttctggctttagctCCAAAACTGCACTATGTGACACCAGCCcaatacttctacttaaaaaatataataaaaagacaaaatatatatattagtgaaaTATTTCTTGCTCTTCTTCCTGAATCCAGCACAAGAAATTGCAAGAACATGAAATTACATTAAAACAATTGCACTTGAATTTCCAGACAAATAGTAATGTTATTCCATTATAATTCTTAACAGAAAATCGCGGTGAGAATTCTGAGAAACACGTTGTGACATTGCTCCATGATGAAGTAGAGGATGAAGATACCATGCAGCGCTCCTCAGGGGGAAATCACATTACCCATAATGCACATTCAGAACAGTTAAAAAGCGCAAGCCTTTCAACACGCAGAAGAActgacacaggagagaagccatactcctgttcagaatgtgggaaattctTTGGAGATCAATCAGGGCTTGTTTTGcataagagaattcacacaggagagaagcagtATTCATGTTCAGTATGTGGGAAGTGCTTTAAAAATAAATCAAGACTTAATTCACATACGAGGAAGTGCCACACTAGGAAGAAgaaatattcatgctcagaatgtgggaaaagcTTTACAAATAAACCAGGCCTTGTTAACCAtctgagaattcacacaggagagaagcccttttcatgttcagaatgtgggaaatgttttacaataAAGGCACTCCTTATtggacatcagagaattcacacaggagtaaAGCCCtactcatgttcagaatgtgggaaatgttttagagaaaaatgTCATCTTATtggacatgagagaattcacacaggagacaagtcatttccatgttcagaatgtgagaagTGCTTTTCAACTAAACCTGTTCTTGTaagacatcagagaattcacacaggagaaaagccctttccatgtttagaatgtgggaaatgttttacaagaaAATCACTTCTTATTGGACatcagagaagtcacacaggagagaggccGTTTCAATGTTTGGAGTGTGGGAAATGCTATGCATTTAAAACAAGTTTTTTGAGACATCAGAAAAGTCACATGgcagagaagccatttttatgctcagaatgtgggaagtgCTTTACAGATAAGTCATTTCTTGCTAAACATAGAAAGAGCCATACAGGAGTGAAGCCATTTTCTTGCGTAGAATGTGGAAAGTCCTTTACAACTAATTCGATTTTGAGAGAACATGAGAGaatccacacaggagagaaaccatattcatgttcagaatgtgggaaatgttttgtacGAAAATCAAATCTCGACACACATGAGAAAATGCACGCAGGAGACAAGCCGTACGCGTGTTCAGAATGCGGAAGGAGCTTTAGAGTGAAATCGTGGCTCGTTAatcatgagagaattcacacaggagagaagccgtttcCATGTttaaaatgtgggaaatgttttacacgaAAATCCTC
Above is a genomic segment from Hyla sarda isolate aHylSar1 chromosome 1, aHylSar1.hap1, whole genome shotgun sequence containing:
- the LOC130299009 gene encoding gastrula zinc finger protein XlCGF26.1-like isoform X4 → MGFSSRRRCHGEIQEIRRGPMTFFSDYTIVRKTSGESGGWSRGPNPITDPPPHSMIHERNNKKILELINKMMELLIREVPIRCQDVAVYFSMEEAEYVEGHKDQYQDMMENDPPEMDEDREQTAAEILVLTLEIIYLISGEAYTVMKKSTGESVTPYGSGGRSKAQGPITKTSPHSLIHEKKILELTHRITELLTGEVPIRCQDVAVYFSMEEWEYVEGHKDLYQDIMEDPRPLTSPENRGENSEKHVVTLLHDEVEDEDTMQRSSGGNHITHNAHSEQLKSASLSTRRRTDTGEKPYSCSECGKFFGDQSGLVLHKRIHTGEKQYSCSVCGKCFKNKSRLNSHTRKCHTRKKKYSCSECGKSFTNKPGLVNHLRIHTGEKPFSCSECGKCFTIKALLIGHQRIHTGVKPYSCSECGKCFREKCHLIGHERIHTGDKSFPCSECEKCFSTKPVLVRHQRIHTGEKPFPCLECGKCFTRKSLLIGHQRSHTGERPFQCLECGKCYAFKTSFLRHQKSHMAEKPFLCSECGKCFTDKSFLAKHRKSHTGVKPFSCVECGKSFTTNSILREHERIHTGEKPYSCSECGKCFVRKSNLDTHEKMHAGDKPYACSECGRSFRVKSWLVNHERIHTGEKPFPCLKCGKCFTRKSSLTVHERSHK
- the LOC130299009 gene encoding gastrula zinc finger protein XlCGF26.1-like isoform X3, with product MSPDRTDVTTGLLHITLEIIRLLTGEDYTIVRKTSGESGGWSRGPNPITDPPPHSMIHERNNKKILELINKMMELLIREVPIRCQDVAVYFSMEEAEYVEGHKDQYQDMMENDPPEMDEDREQTAAEILVLTLEIIYLISGEAYTVMKKSTGESVTPYGSGGRSKAQGPITKTSPHSLIHEKKILELTHRITELLTGEVPIRCQDVAVYFSMEEWEYVEGHKDLYQDIMEDPRPLTSPENRGENSEKHVVTLLHDEVEDEDTMQRSSGGNHITHNAHSEQLKSASLSTRRRTDTGEKPYSCSECGKFFGDQSGLVLHKRIHTGEKQYSCSVCGKCFKNKSRLNSHTRKCHTRKKKYSCSECGKSFTNKPGLVNHLRIHTGEKPFSCSECGKCFTIKALLIGHQRIHTGVKPYSCSECGKCFREKCHLIGHERIHTGDKSFPCSECEKCFSTKPVLVRHQRIHTGEKPFPCLECGKCFTRKSLLIGHQRSHTGERPFQCLECGKCYAFKTSFLRHQKSHMAEKPFLCSECGKCFTDKSFLAKHRKSHTGVKPFSCVECGKSFTTNSILREHERIHTGEKPYSCSECGKCFVRKSNLDTHEKMHAGDKPYACSECGRSFRVKSWLVNHERIHTGEKPFPCLKCGKCFTRKSSLTVHERSHK
- the LOC130299009 gene encoding gastrula zinc finger protein XlCGF26.1-like isoform X2, with amino-acid sequence MGFSSRRRCHGEIQEIRRGPMTFFSVIISQDYTIVRKTSGESGGWSRGPNPITDPPPHSMIHERNNKKILELINKMMELLIREVPIRCQDVAVYFSMEEAEYVEGHKDQYQDMMENDPPEMDEDREQTAAEILVLTLEIIYLISGEAYTVMKKSTGESVTPYGSGGRSKAQGPITKTSPHSLIHEKKILELTHRITELLTGEVPIRCQDVAVYFSMEEWEYVEGHKDLYQDIMEDPRPLTSPENRGENSEKHVVTLLHDEVEDEDTMQRSSGGNHITHNAHSEQLKSASLSTRRRTDTGEKPYSCSECGKFFGDQSGLVLHKRIHTGEKQYSCSVCGKCFKNKSRLNSHTRKCHTRKKKYSCSECGKSFTNKPGLVNHLRIHTGEKPFSCSECGKCFTIKALLIGHQRIHTGVKPYSCSECGKCFREKCHLIGHERIHTGDKSFPCSECEKCFSTKPVLVRHQRIHTGEKPFPCLECGKCFTRKSLLIGHQRSHTGERPFQCLECGKCYAFKTSFLRHQKSHMAEKPFLCSECGKCFTDKSFLAKHRKSHTGVKPFSCVECGKSFTTNSILREHERIHTGEKPYSCSECGKCFVRKSNLDTHEKMHAGDKPYACSECGRSFRVKSWLVNHERIHTGEKPFPCLKCGKCFTRKSSLTVHERSHK
- the LOC130299009 gene encoding gastrula zinc finger protein XlCGF26.1-like isoform X5, whose protein sequence is MSPDYTIVRKTSGESGGWSRGPNPITDPPPHSMIHERNNKKILELINKMMELLIREVPIRCQDVAVYFSMEEAEYVEGHKDQYQDMMENDPPEMDEDREQTAAEILVLTLEIIYLISGEAYTVMKKSTGESVTPYGSGGRSKAQGPITKTSPHSLIHEKKILELTHRITELLTGEVPIRCQDVAVYFSMEEWEYVEGHKDLYQDIMEDPRPLTSPENRGENSEKHVVTLLHDEVEDEDTMQRSSGGNHITHNAHSEQLKSASLSTRRRTDTGEKPYSCSECGKFFGDQSGLVLHKRIHTGEKQYSCSVCGKCFKNKSRLNSHTRKCHTRKKKYSCSECGKSFTNKPGLVNHLRIHTGEKPFSCSECGKCFTIKALLIGHQRIHTGVKPYSCSECGKCFREKCHLIGHERIHTGDKSFPCSECEKCFSTKPVLVRHQRIHTGEKPFPCLECGKCFTRKSLLIGHQRSHTGERPFQCLECGKCYAFKTSFLRHQKSHMAEKPFLCSECGKCFTDKSFLAKHRKSHTGVKPFSCVECGKSFTTNSILREHERIHTGEKPYSCSECGKCFVRKSNLDTHEKMHAGDKPYACSECGRSFRVKSWLVNHERIHTGEKPFPCLKCGKCFTRKSSLTVHERSHK
- the LOC130299009 gene encoding gastrula zinc finger protein XlCGF26.1-like isoform X6; the encoded protein is MIHERNNKKILELINKMMELLIREVPIRCQDVAVYFSMEEAEYVEGHKDQYQDMMENDPPEMDEDREQTAAEILVLTLEIIYLISGEAYTVMKKSTGESVTPYGSGGRSKAQGPITKTSPHSLIHEKKILELTHRITELLTGEVPIRCQDVAVYFSMEEWEYVEGHKDLYQDIMEDPRPLTSPENRGENSEKHVVTLLHDEVEDEDTMQRSSGGNHITHNAHSEQLKSASLSTRRRTDTGEKPYSCSECGKFFGDQSGLVLHKRIHTGEKQYSCSVCGKCFKNKSRLNSHTRKCHTRKKKYSCSECGKSFTNKPGLVNHLRIHTGEKPFSCSECGKCFTIKALLIGHQRIHTGVKPYSCSECGKCFREKCHLIGHERIHTGDKSFPCSECEKCFSTKPVLVRHQRIHTGEKPFPCLECGKCFTRKSLLIGHQRSHTGERPFQCLECGKCYAFKTSFLRHQKSHMAEKPFLCSECGKCFTDKSFLAKHRKSHTGVKPFSCVECGKSFTTNSILREHERIHTGEKPYSCSECGKCFVRKSNLDTHEKMHAGDKPYACSECGRSFRVKSWLVNHERIHTGEKPFPCLKCGKCFTRKSSLTVHERSHK
- the LOC130299009 gene encoding gastrula zinc finger protein XlCGF26.1-like isoform X7, which codes for MTSSQVLHPQLSHPHLSSAPTLHPHRSFIHHYPRQCLAPPPHDYTIVRKTSGESGGWSRGPNPITDPPPHSMIHERNNKKILELINKMMELLIREVPIRCQDVAVYFSMEEWEYVEGHKDLYQDIMEDPRPLTSPENRGENSEKHVVTLLHDEVEDEDTMQRSSGGNHITHNAHSEQLKSASLSTRRRTDTGEKPYSCSECGKFFGDQSGLVLHKRIHTGEKQYSCSVCGKCFKNKSRLNSHTRKCHTRKKKYSCSECGKSFTNKPGLVNHLRIHTGEKPFSCSECGKCFTIKALLIGHQRIHTGVKPYSCSECGKCFREKCHLIGHERIHTGDKSFPCSECEKCFSTKPVLVRHQRIHTGEKPFPCLECGKCFTRKSLLIGHQRSHTGERPFQCLECGKCYAFKTSFLRHQKSHMAEKPFLCSECGKCFTDKSFLAKHRKSHTGVKPFSCVECGKSFTTNSILREHERIHTGEKPYSCSECGKCFVRKSNLDTHEKMHAGDKPYACSECGRSFRVKSWLVNHERIHTGEKPFPCLKCGKCFTRKSSLTVHERSHK
- the LOC130299009 gene encoding oocyte zinc finger protein XlCOF22-like isoform X1, whose protein sequence is MTSSQVLHPQLSHPHLSSAPTLHPHRSFIHHYPRQCLAPPPHDYTIVRKTSGESGGWSRGPNPITDPPPHSMIHERNNKKILELINKMMELLIREVPIRCQDVAVYFSMEEAEYVEGHKDQYQDMMENDPPEMDEDREQTAAEILVLTLEIIYLISGEAYTVMKKSTGESVTPYGSGGRSKAQGPITKTSPHSLIHEKKILELTHRITELLTGEVPIRCQDVAVYFSMEEWEYVEGHKDLYQDIMEDPRPLTSPENRGENSEKHVVTLLHDEVEDEDTMQRSSGGNHITHNAHSEQLKSASLSTRRRTDTGEKPYSCSECGKFFGDQSGLVLHKRIHTGEKQYSCSVCGKCFKNKSRLNSHTRKCHTRKKKYSCSECGKSFTNKPGLVNHLRIHTGEKPFSCSECGKCFTIKALLIGHQRIHTGVKPYSCSECGKCFREKCHLIGHERIHTGDKSFPCSECEKCFSTKPVLVRHQRIHTGEKPFPCLECGKCFTRKSLLIGHQRSHTGERPFQCLECGKCYAFKTSFLRHQKSHMAEKPFLCSECGKCFTDKSFLAKHRKSHTGVKPFSCVECGKSFTTNSILREHERIHTGEKPYSCSECGKCFVRKSNLDTHEKMHAGDKPYACSECGRSFRVKSWLVNHERIHTGEKPFPCLKCGKCFTRKSSLTVHERSHK